GGTTCCATGGTTGATGATGATACCGTGGATCCCACGGCATGGGATTAAGGGACATTGGGGGGATGATGTGTTTTGGTCCTCCTCGTTATAGACACGTAGAacggaaagagagagagagagaagttaaCCATCACGATAGGATATGTGAAAAGCCAGGTCCAACTTCCATGTCCTAAGGGGCACCGGGTAGGATCCGAAGATTAATCACTTACGGTTCTCCTGTACGGTACAGTTTTCTAGTGTCTTTAATAAAAAAGGGTAGATCTCACTCGATCAACGTGTGTTCGGTCAAAGAATgtaatggtcatttcagcctcTTATGAAAAGAACGTACAACCGTACCAATCAGTGAACAGtaagggataaagatccgatGTAGGATCCGACTCTATTGAGATCTCATAGATATCGAAGCGCTCGGATGACAAGTTGAAATCTTTTGAGACGCGTAAGTGACGTGGACTCTGCAGCTGCTCTGCCAAAGAGTAGTTGCAGAGTTGACAGGACACGAGGAGGGTAGGATAACACCGTTATCCACCCCTCTCTCACTTTCTTGGACTTTGGACTTTGGACTTTGGAATTTGGACCGTTACTTCATTCTTCTTTAGTTTAATATTTGTTACAGAGATGTTCACCTTCAGAGACAGAGACGCCTCGCCGCTCGCCGCTCGCCGCCTCGGGTTTGATGGTTGCAACGTGGATCCACTCAGTCAAATCCGGCCCATTTCCGCCCTCCCTCAGTCCCTGACCTTTCTTGCTACTttgctttcttccttctttatctCCAATCGTGTTTCTGTTTTCAACGCAACCTCGTAGTTTCCTTTTGTCTCCCCAAACGTCTCTGGAAAACCGCCTCTTCTCGCAAGGGTCTcctctgttttgttttgttttgttttgttttgtttcgtTTCATATACATAATTACCTTCTCAACACAATCTTTCTCTATTAACTGGTTCGATTCAAGTAACAGAAGCCCTTACTTTCCCCTTGTTTGCAACTCTTAATACTCTTAATTCTctttaaattttactttatcaaaaaaaaattctctgtaAATTGTGGAATCTAATTCTGTGTTTTTGAATTGATTAATAACAGAGTGGGATGGAACTCTTCCACAAATCCAAGGCGGTTCGGCTACGGAGCCACCACGATAAGTACCTACTAGCGGATGAGGACGAAGAATCGGTGTGCCAAGAACGGAACGGCTCATCTCGGAATGCCAGGTGGACCGTCGAGTTCCTCGATGACCCAAACTTCATCCGTCTCAAGAGTTGCTATGGCAAATACCTCACCGCCTCCAACCATCCCTTCCTTCTCGGGATGACCGGTCACAAGGTCCTTCAGACTCTGCCTGCGAGACTGGATTCCTCTGTGGAGTGGGAGCCCATCAGGGAAGGCTTCCAGGTGAGGATGAAGACTCGCCACGATAACTTCCTGCGTGCAAATGGGGGTCTCCCTCCCTGGCGAAACTCCATCACCCATGATACACCTCATATAAGCAAAACTAAGGATTGGTTGCTCTGGGACGTCGATATCGTCGAGATTAAAGTCGATGATTCTCCATCTTGTCCATCTCGTCCATCCCCATCCCCAGTGGTTAAACCACAGCAATATTCTGAACCAGGTTCTCCAATTCGTCAACCCCCAGTTGTTAACCAACAACAATATTCTGCTCCAGCTTCTCCCAGATTATCAAAGATGGAGGTTTGTATTTTGTTTCTGATTTCTATTGTTTCTTATTTGAGCCAACAATTGAAACTCACGGCTTCGGACtaataatttgatttgatttttttttttccccttttgaatTGGGCCGGGCAGTCGAGTGATTCTCTTATCTGTTCACCGCCCAAGCCTGATGGAAGGACAATCTATTACAACATAGCTGATGAATATGGTAATGTTGAAGATGACATCGAGGGTCCCAGTTTAATTTTCAAGGGAACCAGTGTG
The nucleotide sequence above comes from Telopea speciosissima isolate NSW1024214 ecotype Mountain lineage chromosome 3, Tspe_v1, whole genome shotgun sequence. Encoded proteins:
- the LOC122655957 gene encoding uncharacterized protein LOC122655957, which codes for MELFHKSKAVRLRSHHDKYLLADEDEESVCQERNGSSRNARWTVEFLDDPNFIRLKSCYGKYLTASNHPFLLGMTGHKVLQTLPARLDSSVEWEPIREGFQVRMKTRHDNFLRANGGLPPWRNSITHDTPHISKTKDWLLWDVDIVEIKVDDSPSCPSRPSPSPVVKPQQYSEPGSPIRQPPVVNQQQYSAPASPRLSKMESSDSLICSPPKPDGRTIYYNIADEYGNVEDDIEGPSLIFKGTSVDELTQKLEEETGLQGITVCSRSILNDKLYPLRLHLPPNNSTMHVVVVQPSSKAARDLKRPGDPTIT